The following are encoded together in the Roseivirga misakiensis genome:
- the rfbA gene encoding glucose-1-phosphate thymidylyltransferase RfbA, which yields MKGIILAGGSGTRLYPATKVISKQLLPIYDKPMIYYPLSVLMLAGIRDILLISTPHDLPHFERMLGDGSGLGISLSYAEQPSPDGLAQAFLIGEEFIGDDDVCLVLGDNIFYGAGFQELLASSVQRVAERKEAVIFGYIVEDPERYGIAEIDSNGRVLSIEEKPEKPKSNYGVVGLYFYPNSVVQIAKGVKPSDRGELEITSVNQEYLKMNALTIQKMSRGNAWLDTGTHESMSEAIEFVKTIEKRTSLKIACIEEVAYRMKYIDLEQLKELANEHGKSSYAVYLNRLISS from the coding sequence ATGAAAGGAATTATTCTTGCGGGAGGATCAGGCACCCGATTATATCCAGCTACAAAAGTGATATCAAAGCAGTTGTTGCCGATTTATGATAAACCCATGATTTATTATCCACTATCGGTTTTAATGCTTGCTGGCATCCGCGATATCCTGCTTATTTCTACACCGCATGACCTACCTCATTTTGAAAGAATGCTTGGAGACGGGAGTGGCCTGGGCATTTCTTTATCTTATGCTGAACAACCCAGTCCTGATGGTCTGGCCCAGGCATTTTTGATAGGAGAAGAGTTTATTGGCGATGATGACGTGTGTCTTGTGCTAGGAGACAATATTTTTTACGGAGCTGGTTTTCAGGAACTCCTTGCTTCTTCAGTCCAGCGAGTGGCTGAGCGGAAAGAGGCCGTTATTTTTGGTTATATAGTGGAAGATCCGGAAAGGTATGGTATCGCAGAAATTGATAGTAATGGAAGGGTCCTAAGCATAGAGGAAAAGCCCGAGAAGCCTAAATCCAACTATGGAGTTGTGGGACTTTATTTTTACCCAAATAGTGTGGTTCAGATTGCCAAAGGAGTAAAACCTTCGGATAGAGGAGAACTTGAAATTACTTCTGTCAATCAGGAGTACCTCAAGATGAATGCATTGACTATCCAAAAGATGAGCCGGGGAAATGCCTGGTTAGATACCGGTACACACGAATCTATGTCTGAAGCAATAGAATTTGTTAAAACTATTGAAAAAAGAACAAGTTTGAAGATAGCATGTATTGAAGAGGTAGCCTACCGCATGAAATACATTGATCTGGAACAGTTGAAAGAACTGGCCAATGAGCATGGTAAGAGCAGCTATGCGGTTTATCTCAATCGACTGATCAGCTCCTGA
- the rfbB gene encoding dTDP-glucose 4,6-dehydratase encodes MKVLVTGGAGFIGSALVRYLIQHSEHTVVNVDALTYAGHLESLSEVSDSERYIFEKVDIRDEVAVNAVFNTHRPDAVMHLAAESHVDRSIDNSSDFITTNVVGTHCLLKVAQVYFSNLSGVAKENFRFLHVSTDEVFGSLGTTGFFTEETPYHPRSPYSSSKASSDHLARAWYYTYGLPVVVSNCSNNYGPYQFPEKLIPVVILKSLGEESIPVYGQGDNIRDWLFVNDHVKALWKILCEGRPGETYNIGGNNEKTNLEVVLSICAILDELRPKPEGIFSDQISFVKDRPGHDFRYAIDSAKLQNELNWNPDETFESGIRKTVEWYLSNEDWCQAVSQGSYDLQRLGQKV; translated from the coding sequence ATGAAAGTCTTGGTAACCGGAGGAGCCGGCTTTATAGGCTCTGCGCTGGTCAGATATCTAATTCAACATTCGGAACATACAGTGGTGAATGTAGATGCTTTGACCTATGCCGGTCACCTTGAATCACTGTCAGAAGTCAGTGATTCTGAAAGATATATTTTTGAAAAAGTAGATATCCGTGATGAAGTGGCGGTCAATGCAGTTTTCAACACGCATCGGCCTGATGCAGTGATGCACCTGGCGGCCGAATCTCACGTAGACCGTTCTATTGACAACTCTTCCGATTTTATCACCACCAATGTGGTAGGTACACATTGCTTACTTAAAGTGGCACAGGTCTACTTTAGCAACTTGTCAGGTGTTGCGAAAGAGAATTTTAGATTTCTTCATGTTTCTACTGACGAGGTTTTTGGCTCCCTAGGTACCACAGGCTTTTTTACAGAAGAAACACCTTACCACCCAAGATCTCCCTATTCATCTTCTAAAGCTTCTTCTGACCATCTGGCAAGAGCATGGTACTATACCTATGGATTACCTGTTGTCGTCTCCAATTGCTCCAATAACTATGGTCCGTATCAGTTTCCGGAAAAGCTAATACCAGTAGTGATTCTGAAGTCTTTGGGAGAAGAGTCTATTCCCGTATATGGGCAGGGTGATAACATAAGAGATTGGCTTTTTGTGAATGATCACGTCAAAGCTCTTTGGAAAATACTCTGTGAGGGAAGGCCTGGTGAAACCTATAACATCGGAGGTAATAACGAGAAAACCAATCTGGAGGTAGTGCTTAGTATCTGCGCTATCCTGGATGAGTTAAGACCTAAGCCAGAAGGTATCTTTTCTGATCAGATCTCCTTTGTGAAAGACCGACCGGGGCATGATTTTAGATATGCCATTGATTCAGCCAAGCTACAAAATGAATTAAACTGGAATCCTGATGAGACCTTTGAGTCAGGTATTAGGAAGACAGTGGAGTGGTATCTCTCAAATGAGGATTGGTGCCAGGCCGTAAGTCAGGGTAGTTATGACTTACAAAGACTAGGTCAGAAAGTATGA
- the gmd gene encoding GDP-mannose 4,6-dehydratase has translation MKKALITGITGQDGAYLAEFLLEKGYEVHGIKRRSSLFNTDRIDHLYQDPHDEDQRLFLHYGDLTDSMNLTRIIQEVQPDEIYNLAAMSHVKVSFDTPEYTANADGLGTLRILEAVRLLGLVEKTKIYQASTSELYGLVQEVPQSETTPFYPRSPYAVAKLYAYWITVNYREAYHIHASNGILFNHESPLRGETFVTRKITRAVAKIALGLQNQFFIGNLDAQRDWGHAKDYVEAMWLILQQDTPDDYVIATGITTRVRDFIIKAFARVGIQLTFEGTGVEEKAYVAAIDTDVFPGDPKTVSVGQLVVSVDPKYFRPTEVELLIGDPSKSKKVLGWEPKYDLEALINEMVEADLMLFRKNLDLIKAGHEVLNQAE, from the coding sequence ATGAAAAAAGCCTTAATTACAGGCATTACCGGTCAGGACGGTGCTTATTTGGCAGAATTCCTCCTTGAAAAAGGGTATGAAGTTCATGGTATAAAACGAAGATCTTCACTCTTCAATACCGACAGGATAGATCATCTTTATCAAGATCCGCATGACGAAGATCAGCGACTTTTTCTCCATTATGGTGATCTGACAGATTCAATGAATCTCACCAGAATCATTCAGGAGGTTCAGCCAGATGAGATATACAACCTTGCCGCTATGAGTCATGTCAAAGTAAGCTTTGATACTCCAGAATATACTGCCAATGCGGATGGCCTCGGTACTTTACGTATTCTCGAGGCGGTAAGACTGTTAGGCTTGGTAGAAAAAACCAAGATATATCAGGCATCTACTTCAGAATTATACGGCTTGGTTCAGGAGGTACCTCAGAGTGAAACCACGCCTTTTTACCCCAGGTCTCCATATGCAGTGGCTAAACTTTACGCCTACTGGATCACAGTAAACTATAGAGAAGCCTATCATATTCATGCTAGCAATGGTATTCTGTTCAACCACGAATCACCACTAAGAGGGGAGACCTTTGTGACCCGTAAAATTACTCGGGCTGTGGCCAAGATTGCATTAGGGCTTCAAAATCAGTTTTTCATAGGCAATCTTGATGCTCAAAGAGACTGGGGGCACGCAAAAGACTATGTTGAGGCTATGTGGCTCATTCTACAACAGGATACTCCTGACGACTACGTCATTGCTACGGGCATTACTACAAGAGTGCGTGACTTCATCATCAAGGCATTCGCCAGAGTGGGAATCCAACTGACCTTCGAGGGAACGGGTGTGGAAGAAAAAGCATATGTGGCAGCCATCGACACTGACGTATTTCCTGGTGATCCTAAAACGGTATCAGTTGGACAACTAGTGGTTTCTGTCGATCCCAAGTATTTCCGCCCTACAGAAGTGGAGTTGTTGATAGGAGATCCTTCAAAATCCAAAAAGGTATTGGGTTGGGAACCTAAATATGATCTTGAGGCGCTGATAAATGAAATGGTAGAGGCAGATCTTATGCTTTTCAGAAAAAACCTTGACCTTATCAAAGCAGGTCATGAGGTGCTGAATCAGGCCGAGTAA
- a CDS encoding GDP-L-fucose synthase family protein — protein sequence MEKQAKIFVAGHRGMVGGAIVNRLSELGYENLIVRTRQELNLLDQHSVEQFFLKEKPDYVFMAAAKVGGIMANNTFRADFLYENVTLTTNVIHSAYEAGCKKLLFLGSSCIYPKFAAQPIQEDSLLTGELEPTNEPYALAKIMGIKLCETYRDQYGCDFISVMPTNLYGKGDNYNLKTSHVLPALIRKFHEARAEGKPQVELWGSGSPKREFLNAQDLADACIYIMNNYSDRARVNVGVGEDLSIKELAEMVRDIVGYEGNIVWDISKPDGTPRKVLDVKRLHAMGWKNKIGLREGIQMTYEDFLENIDSYSI from the coding sequence TTGGAGAAGCAAGCAAAAATATTTGTTGCCGGCCATCGCGGAATGGTGGGCGGTGCTATTGTTAATCGATTGTCTGAACTTGGCTACGAAAATCTGATTGTCAGAACACGCCAGGAACTTAACCTGTTAGATCAGCACAGTGTTGAGCAGTTCTTTCTCAAAGAGAAGCCTGATTATGTGTTTATGGCAGCAGCTAAAGTTGGGGGCATTATGGCCAATAACACCTTCAGGGCTGATTTTCTGTATGAAAATGTAACACTTACTACCAACGTCATTCACTCAGCCTATGAGGCGGGCTGCAAAAAGCTATTATTTCTGGGCTCATCATGCATCTACCCTAAGTTTGCAGCGCAACCCATTCAGGAAGACTCGCTGCTGACAGGGGAGTTGGAACCCACTAATGAACCATATGCACTGGCAAAAATCATGGGAATCAAGCTATGTGAGACCTATCGTGATCAGTATGGTTGTGATTTCATCTCTGTAATGCCAACAAATCTTTATGGTAAAGGAGACAACTACAACTTGAAGACCTCGCACGTATTACCGGCCCTGATTCGTAAATTTCATGAAGCCAGAGCTGAAGGAAAGCCTCAGGTGGAGTTATGGGGCAGTGGATCACCTAAAAGAGAGTTTTTAAATGCGCAAGACCTAGCCGACGCCTGTATTTATATTATGAATAATTACAGTGACAGGGCCCGAGTAAATGTCGGAGTAGGAGAAGACCTTAGCATTAAAGAGCTGGCGGAAATGGTCAGGGATATTGTTGGTTACGAAGGCAATATTGTTTGGGACATAAGCAAGCCGGACGGTACGCCACGCAAGGTTTTGGATGTGAAAAGACTACATGCCATGGGTTGGAAAAATAAAATCGGATTGAGGGAAGGTATTCAGATGACATATGAGGACTTCCTTGAAAATATTGATAGTTACAGCATATGA
- a CDS encoding Wzz/FepE/Etk N-terminal domain-containing protein yields MANQTESKDNGILFKDVFTLIWSGRMLIIKVLSVFLVLGVVFALTNPNEWKAKSVILPEAQSQSLFSGSLGGLAGLTGVSLPDGQSPGDVPTQIYPNIATNTPFLLELMENEYFFKRLGEKVTLAAYITEHSKSSLLGKAANLPSQIIKLIAGENDSPTLVEEEKEEVKIYTLNSKQYTALKELRKRISVGVDKKNKIVTVSFQMQDPVVASMVTQDVIDFLAEYLTDYKTAKDQRRLVFIGGQVAEKKEELLKAQAALASFKDQNQGIITNQARSELDNLETEFDLVFNVYSNLQQQYEDARIEVNAKTPPFAIIEPVVIPNSKSSLRKSVVMILFGFLGFIGSVGFILLKNYGPFS; encoded by the coding sequence ATGGCTAATCAAACAGAAAGTAAAGATAACGGCATCTTGTTCAAGGATGTCTTTACGCTAATATGGTCTGGCAGAATGCTTATAATCAAAGTATTAAGTGTATTTCTTGTCTTAGGAGTTGTTTTTGCACTGACGAATCCGAATGAGTGGAAGGCAAAGTCAGTAATTCTTCCAGAGGCCCAATCCCAATCGCTGTTTTCTGGATCTTTGGGAGGCCTAGCCGGCCTGACGGGCGTAAGTCTTCCAGATGGTCAGAGCCCTGGTGATGTACCTACGCAGATTTATCCAAACATAGCAACCAATACACCATTCTTATTGGAGTTGATGGAGAACGAGTACTTCTTTAAGCGACTGGGCGAGAAAGTGACACTAGCCGCATATATTACCGAACACTCCAAATCATCTTTATTGGGTAAAGCAGCCAACTTACCCTCTCAAATAATAAAACTAATTGCAGGAGAAAATGACTCTCCAACACTAGTTGAGGAAGAGAAAGAAGAGGTAAAAATTTACACACTGAATTCAAAACAATACACCGCCCTAAAAGAACTGAGAAAACGTATCTCCGTTGGTGTGGATAAGAAAAACAAGATTGTTACCGTCTCTTTCCAAATGCAAGATCCTGTGGTAGCCAGTATGGTTACACAGGATGTGATTGACTTTCTGGCAGAGTATCTCACCGATTACAAAACGGCCAAAGATCAAAGAAGGCTTGTCTTTATTGGAGGTCAGGTGGCCGAAAAAAAGGAAGAGTTACTGAAAGCCCAGGCAGCTCTGGCTTCATTTAAAGATCAAAATCAAGGAATTATTACCAATCAGGCAAGATCTGAACTAGACAATCTGGAGACTGAATTTGACCTTGTGTTCAATGTCTATTCAAACCTGCAACAGCAGTATGAGGATGCCCGAATTGAGGTCAATGCCAAAACACCACCCTTCGCCATTATCGAGCCAGTTGTAATTCCAAACTCTAAAAGCTCTTTAAGAAAGAGTGTTGTGATGATTCTATTCGGATTTCTGGGCTTCATTGGAAGCGTAGGCTTCATTTTACTAAAAAATTACGGACCTTTTTCCTGA
- a CDS encoding Gfo/Idh/MocA family oxidoreductase has translation MKNFALIGAAGYIAPRHLKAIKDTGNNLIAALDKFDSVGIMDSYFPNADFFVEFERFDRHIEKLRYEKGIDLDYTSICTPNYLHDAHIRQALRVGSDAICEKPLVLNPWNIDALSKIEENTGRRIWNILQLRVHPSIVALKKKIDEGPKDKIYDIDLTYLTSRGHWYYTSWKGDIEKSGGIATNIGVHFYDMLTWIFGDVKSNQVHIHSHDRAAGFLQLEKANVRWFLSINENMLPAKIAEKGQRTYRSIAIEGEELEFSGGFTDLHCVSYENILAGNGFGIEETHNAISIVHDIRHIKPIGIKGDYHPMAKEMLSKHPFSTR, from the coding sequence ATGAAGAACTTTGCCCTTATAGGAGCCGCAGGTTATATAGCTCCTCGACATCTCAAGGCCATAAAAGACACAGGCAATAACCTGATAGCTGCCCTTGACAAGTTTGATAGTGTGGGAATTATGGACTCCTATTTTCCCAATGCTGATTTCTTTGTCGAATTTGAAAGATTTGATAGACACATAGAAAAGCTTCGGTACGAAAAGGGAATTGATCTGGATTACACCAGTATTTGTACACCCAATTATCTGCATGACGCACACATAAGACAGGCCCTTCGAGTAGGGTCAGATGCCATTTGTGAAAAACCTCTGGTTTTAAACCCCTGGAACATTGATGCACTGAGTAAAATAGAGGAAAATACAGGTAGAAGAATTTGGAATATCTTGCAGCTCAGGGTACACCCGAGTATTGTAGCCCTTAAGAAGAAAATTGATGAGGGCCCGAAGGACAAAATATATGATATTGACCTGACTTACCTTACTTCAAGAGGGCACTGGTATTACACCTCGTGGAAAGGTGATATAGAGAAGTCTGGAGGAATTGCGACTAACATAGGAGTGCATTTTTATGATATGCTTACCTGGATTTTTGGAGACGTGAAGTCAAATCAGGTCCATATCCATTCTCATGACAGAGCGGCCGGATTTTTACAATTGGAGAAAGCAAATGTCAGGTGGTTTTTATCGATCAACGAGAATATGCTCCCGGCAAAGATCGCAGAAAAAGGGCAAAGAACTTACAGGTCCATTGCTATTGAAGGAGAGGAGCTTGAATTTAGTGGAGGTTTTACAGATTTGCACTGTGTCTCCTATGAGAATATTCTCGCAGGAAATGGCTTTGGTATTGAAGAAACTCACAATGCGATTAGCATTGTACATGATATACGCCACATAAAACCAATTGGAATAAAGGGAGATTATCACCCTATGGCCAAGGAAATGTTGTCAAAACACCCTTTTTCAACGCGATAA
- a CDS encoding acyltransferase, which yields MDQGKTTSFFAHETTVIDDNCKIGSGTKVWHFSHIMSDCIIGEACNIGQNVVVSPKVTLGRNVKVQNNVSIYTGVICEDDVFLGPSMVFTNVVNPRSGVNRRGQYSKTVVKKGATIGANATIVCGHDIGEYAFIGAGTVVTKEVLAYALIVGNPGRQIGWMSEFGHRLEFDENNVAKCPESGTEYFLKDNQVTKIQ from the coding sequence ATGGATCAAGGTAAGACAACCTCCTTCTTTGCGCATGAAACTACCGTAATTGATGACAATTGCAAGATTGGGTCTGGAACAAAAGTGTGGCATTTCTCTCACATCATGTCTGATTGTATTATTGGAGAGGCCTGTAATATAGGTCAGAACGTAGTAGTGAGTCCAAAGGTGACTCTAGGTCGGAATGTAAAAGTTCAGAACAATGTGAGCATTTACACGGGAGTCATTTGTGAAGATGATGTCTTTTTGGGCCCGTCTATGGTTTTTACCAATGTTGTGAATCCAAGGAGCGGAGTGAATCGGAGGGGTCAATATTCTAAGACTGTGGTAAAAAAGGGAGCAACTATTGGTGCAAATGCAACAATAGTATGCGGACACGACATAGGAGAATACGCATTTATAGGAGCAGGTACGGTAGTGACTAAGGAAGTACTTGCTTATGCCTTGATCGTGGGCAATCCAGGAAGACAAATTGGCTGGATGAGTGAATTTGGTCACCGCTTAGAGTTTGACGAAAATAACGTTGCCAAATGCCCGGAATCAGGTACAGAATACTTTTTAAAGGATAATCAAGTCACCAAAATTCAATGA
- a CDS encoding SLBB domain-containing protein → MSAQGLGGIDLKSIRVDDLSDEQILGYIRQAEEKGLTQSQLEDLARQRGVSESEISKLRRRIERLRGGLSIDPSTSSNSRNLSRTTQLVTQEDVFGALSGQELPDLTENQKRIFGFDLFQTESLTFAPNLNLPTPENYVLGPQDVLIVDMWGATQQYLELELSSEGTVRPENLSPIYVNGLTIEKASEKIIARLSEVNSGLKSVNGAPPSIFYQVSLGNIRTINVNVVGEVARPSLYALPSLATVYTALHAAGGPTENGTFRDIRLIRDNKLVSSIDIYSFLTDGIRSGDQHLKNGDVIIVKPYKSRVEMEGKIKRPGLYELKQDERFEDLMKYTGGFTSEAFKATVTVKRNGDKEREIIDVDTEEFESFMPRDGDLIEVSGILDRFSNRVIIDGAVFREGEYQLTDGLTLKQLIDKAGGLRGDAYLQRATVYRTGEDFSQSTLPFDLGALNDGSIPDVPLLREDVVRITSIYDLREEYLVQISGEVQEEGVWPFFNQMTVKDLIVLAQGLKESASGALVEISRRNKNSSSNSTAEIIRLSIDEELSIKGEDDEMILEPFDQVYIRKSPGYTVQQQVMVEGEVVAPGLYTISRKDERISDILERAEGLTQYGDAKGAILIRKTEFSDAKSNDEISQEYLQQLRQKVLNDETELKNISQVRLIERLDKIGNKASANTDDDRVGSKFKKELIEDITEQDSLIKNIVIQDNEPVAIDLDRILQQPGSKFDLIVRPGDVISIPGKLETVRVAGEVTSPLNVRFDSEYSFKDYIFQSGGFLQTAKRGRSYVQYPNGERKGVRRFLFFKKYPKIEPGSTIFVSRKPERNGMSAQAWIGIGSGLATIGLVVVQAIRLTNNN, encoded by the coding sequence TTGTCAGCTCAAGGTCTTGGCGGAATAGATTTGAAATCAATACGTGTTGATGATTTGAGTGATGAGCAAATTCTTGGTTATATAAGACAAGCAGAAGAAAAAGGTTTAACTCAGTCTCAATTAGAAGACTTGGCTAGGCAGCGTGGAGTTTCTGAATCCGAAATTTCTAAATTGAGAAGAAGAATTGAGCGCCTCCGAGGAGGTTTGTCAATTGATCCTAGTACTTCGAGCAATAGTCGTAATCTAAGTAGAACGACTCAATTGGTTACTCAGGAAGATGTCTTTGGAGCACTTTCAGGGCAAGAATTGCCTGACCTAACTGAGAATCAAAAGAGAATTTTTGGGTTTGACTTGTTTCAGACTGAGAGCTTGACATTTGCACCAAATTTAAATTTGCCTACACCTGAAAATTATGTTCTAGGACCGCAAGATGTATTAATTGTTGATATGTGGGGAGCCACTCAACAATATTTAGAACTCGAATTGTCTTCAGAGGGAACCGTGAGACCTGAAAATTTGAGCCCGATTTATGTAAATGGCCTCACTATTGAGAAAGCATCAGAGAAAATAATTGCTAGGCTGAGTGAAGTCAATAGTGGATTGAAATCAGTAAATGGAGCACCTCCAAGTATTTTTTATCAAGTAAGTTTAGGAAATATTCGTACCATTAATGTAAACGTAGTTGGGGAGGTGGCTCGGCCAAGTCTTTATGCGCTTCCATCACTTGCTACTGTATATACGGCGCTTCATGCTGCTGGAGGACCCACTGAAAATGGTACTTTCCGTGATATTCGTTTAATCAGGGACAACAAGTTGGTGTCGAGTATAGATATCTATTCCTTTCTTACCGATGGTATCAGGTCGGGAGATCAGCATTTGAAAAATGGCGATGTAATCATCGTGAAGCCCTATAAAAGTAGAGTTGAAATGGAAGGTAAGATAAAACGGCCAGGACTATATGAGCTGAAGCAAGATGAACGGTTTGAAGATTTAATGAAATATACTGGAGGTTTTACCAGCGAGGCGTTCAAGGCCACTGTTACAGTAAAAAGAAACGGAGATAAAGAAAGGGAAATCATAGATGTAGATACCGAAGAATTTGAATCGTTTATGCCAAGAGATGGTGACTTGATTGAGGTTAGTGGGATCTTAGATCGTTTCTCAAATCGTGTTATTATTGACGGGGCTGTATTTAGGGAAGGTGAGTATCAGTTGACAGATGGTTTAACACTTAAACAATTGATTGATAAGGCTGGTGGTTTACGAGGTGATGCTTATTTACAAAGAGCTACTGTTTACAGAACAGGAGAGGATTTTTCTCAATCTACCTTGCCCTTCGATTTAGGCGCCCTTAATGATGGTAGTATACCTGATGTTCCACTGCTTCGAGAAGATGTAGTAAGGATAACCTCCATTTATGATCTCAGAGAGGAGTACTTAGTGCAAATTTCTGGAGAGGTTCAAGAGGAAGGAGTTTGGCCTTTCTTTAATCAAATGACGGTAAAGGATCTGATAGTTTTGGCTCAGGGTCTCAAGGAGTCAGCGTCTGGTGCATTAGTAGAAATATCAAGAAGAAATAAAAATAGTAGTTCTAATAGTACGGCAGAGATCATTCGCTTGTCAATTGACGAAGAGCTTTCAATTAAGGGAGAAGATGACGAAATGATTCTTGAACCTTTTGATCAAGTATATATAAGAAAATCTCCAGGATACACTGTTCAGCAGCAAGTAATGGTTGAGGGTGAGGTTGTGGCTCCTGGGTTATATACGATTAGTCGAAAGGATGAACGAATTTCGGATATTCTTGAACGAGCAGAAGGCCTAACGCAATACGGTGATGCCAAAGGAGCTATTTTGATAAGAAAAACTGAGTTTTCTGATGCTAAGTCAAACGACGAAATAAGCCAAGAATACCTTCAACAACTTAGACAAAAGGTACTTAATGACGAGACCGAATTAAAGAATATTAGTCAGGTACGACTAATCGAAAGACTTGACAAAATTGGTAATAAGGCAAGTGCAAATACAGACGATGATAGGGTAGGTAGCAAGTTTAAAAAGGAGTTAATTGAGGACATTACAGAACAAGACTCCTTAATTAAAAATATTGTTATTCAAGATAACGAGCCTGTTGCCATTGATTTGGATAGAATCCTACAGCAGCCAGGATCAAAGTTTGATCTAATTGTAAGGCCTGGTGATGTTATTTCAATCCCTGGAAAGCTAGAGACAGTCAGAGTGGCTGGCGAAGTTACCTCACCTCTTAATGTAAGGTTCGATAGCGAATACTCATTTAAAGATTACATTTTTCAGTCAGGTGGCTTTTTACAGACAGCTAAGAGAGGACGAAGTTATGTGCAATATCCTAATGGGGAACGCAAGGGTGTCAGAAGGTTCTTATTCTTCAAAAAATATCCTAAGATAGAGCCAGGATCCACAATCTTTGTCAGCAGAAAACCGGAGCGAAATGGAATGAGTGCACAAGCTTGGATTGGAATAGGTTCGGGCCTGGCAACAATTGGTTTAGTAGTAGTACAAGCAATTAGATTAACTAATAATAATTAA
- a CDS encoding UpxY family transcription antiterminator: MNNNARLYWTAFYTKPRSEKKTTDRLVQEGYEVYCPTRTVVKQWSDRKKKISEPIFTSYIFAKVNEQLRNEILADQGVISSVFWLGKPAVIRDQEILAIQSFLNDYPLAKVNYGDFESGNKVEISSGPLSGQNGLVRRIKGAKAYLTIVSLGIEVQAEISLGHLKKVG, encoded by the coding sequence ATGAACAATAACGCTCGATTATATTGGACTGCTTTCTACACGAAGCCAAGAAGCGAGAAAAAGACCACTGACCGTCTAGTTCAAGAAGGGTATGAAGTATACTGCCCTACTCGGACGGTTGTAAAGCAGTGGTCGGATAGGAAAAAAAAGATATCGGAACCAATTTTCACATCTTACATTTTCGCCAAGGTTAATGAGCAATTGAGGAATGAAATATTAGCTGACCAAGGAGTTATTTCGAGCGTTTTTTGGCTTGGAAAACCTGCTGTTATAAGAGATCAAGAGATTCTTGCTATCCAATCTTTTCTCAATGATTATCCATTGGCTAAAGTTAATTACGGAGATTTTGAATCTGGTAATAAGGTCGAAATTTCCTCTGGTCCTTTATCTGGCCAAAATGGTTTAGTACGTCGAATTAAAGGAGCCAAGGCGTATTTGACAATTGTAAGTCTTGGTATTGAAGTACAGGCCGAAATTAGTTTGGGGCATTTAAAAAAGGTTGGCTGA
- a CDS encoding winged helix-turn-helix domain-containing protein: MLETLISSKTRIKLLLRLFLNPGSKAYLRGLADEFGESTNAVRLELNRFEEAGMLSSENIGNKKFFKANGEYPLFGEIRKILLKYTGLQDVIDEVIEELGDLKKVYLTGDLAMGRNSDVVSLILVGNPDKTYLLQLINKVEELIPKKIQYLIYSKDEAKSLDLENERTLVLWNEQ; the protein is encoded by the coding sequence ATGCTGGAAACGCTTATATCTTCCAAAACTCGAATTAAACTTTTATTAAGGTTGTTTTTGAACCCAGGTTCAAAAGCATATTTGAGAGGGCTTGCCGACGAATTCGGTGAAAGCACGAACGCAGTACGTTTAGAATTGAATCGTTTTGAAGAGGCAGGTATGCTTTCTTCAGAAAATATCGGAAATAAGAAATTCTTCAAGGCCAACGGTGAGTACCCACTTTTCGGAGAGATAAGAAAAATTTTACTGAAATATACAGGACTTCAAGATGTAATAGATGAAGTCATTGAAGAATTGGGGGATTTGAAAAAAGTTTATCTGACAGGCGACCTTGCAATGGGGAGAAATTCTGATGTTGTAAGTTTAATTTTGGTTGGTAATCCTGATAAAACCTATCTCTTACAGTTGATTAATAAAGTAGAGGAGCTAATACCTAAGAAGATACAATATTTGATTTATTCTAAGGATGAAGCTAAATCTTTGGATCTTGAAAATGAACGAACTCTAGTGTTGTGGAATGAACAATAA